In Heteronotia binoei isolate CCM8104 ecotype False Entrance Well chromosome 1, APGP_CSIRO_Hbin_v1, whole genome shotgun sequence, the genomic window gctttctttcgttctttcttacccttcccccccaccccaatacttgcttctgggctccattgttcaaaccccctgtgagaattttgctgaacttttaagaattcacaaactttctaatatttcctcccacaaaaaatgggaaaataaccaaaatgtataaagcagacagattgaagtcttcatcatgccactgtgcccacataggagaaagtaatttgaagagtatgatgggagtaaggttttattataaccattataattcaagacgcATTTTAAGGcagttgctgagctgatataatttaatacaccttccagtGGTGTTCAGGATGTGTGGCACATGCAAGTAAGTTATGcaaaatgagttgcgctaatgagctccagcacctctttttctacaaaatgaccccaggtACATATTATTGATAAGCAGAGCAACAGTTTCTCACACAAGTTCTTTAACAACCCTCACTAACTCTCACCTATCTCACTTATGTTTCCCAAAAGAATGAGGGAACAGAAACATGGCTGCCATTCAGGGATTTCCCTCAATATGCAGACACAAACGTTAGAAAGGAAACAAGAATTACAAAATCACAGTTTGAGAATGGGCTTCTTAAGCCAACAATGATGAAGCCCTAAGCAAGAAAGAGGAGAAAGACAAAGAGCAAAAGAGGTACAAaggtttgaaacaggaacattttAATGAAGAAACAGAGTTGTGTGCAGCCAGCCTTCATCTCCTGGCTGCCAGAGAAGAGACCACATTCTGTAAATACAGGGGCAGAAGAGTTGCAGCCCAGATTCTTCTGTAGGGAGCCAAGGACTGTGTTGGACCATGGAAACCGAGAAGGATAAATAGGAACTGGGAGCTTTACCTGACCAGACCTAGAGAGAAAGCAAAGATTAACTGTAGGAACCTGCTGGCCAAAAAGCGCACTGGAGACCAAAAGCATCTTGGTTACTCAGCACCTGAAATATATTTTCAAGCCATTTGGCTAAACAAGTCATGAATAAAATAACTGCTTTGCTGGATTAGATCATCCAGTGTAGCATTCCACTCCTGACAGCAGTTAGCTCCAGAAGCACGTATGTAGAACAAAATGGTCAGCATCTCACTTTTCCCCAGCAAATGATATTTCAGAATTAGACTATCTCTGGATGGCCACATGAACCTCCTCATCACCACAGTGTAATTACAGAATCGCTACATTATCCCGTTTCCCTGCACCCTTTTGAATTCCTCAGTTCCCATCCACCCCAAGTCAAATATTAAACTCATTCTCTTCCTCACCCACCCCACTAATATACTGAATTCTTGTCCAAAAGGGATCACGAGCATTAGATACACAGTGTCTGCTACAGCATGGGTCCTTCCCAACCCACAATGCTTACCAAGGTAGTCATCCATGAGTGATCCAATCGCAAACTGCAACAGAAAGCATAGTGAAATCAATTAACTTCTGGCAAAACTTCCTATAGGATGCAAATGCTTTATGATCATATCAACTCAAATCCAgcgctttgctttttttttttagcaggaatgcagttccaggtggcttggtattgggtgtggcctaatatgcaaatgagttcctgctgggatttttctacaaaaaaaagccctactcaaACCAGGCATCTATGTAGATCAGTGTGGGCTACTTGAAGCTTAGACAAGGGACTTCACCGGCCAGTTTTGCtgatctttttatttatttatttgacttacaagcttccctcccccccccgaagGGTTCAGGGCAGTGCACAGCATTTCAATAGATATAACAGCCAGCTAAATTAAATTAATCTaaatttaaaaacagtaaaaacactaactgcctatgtctgtaagactgtttaccgtgctgctcctgttttgtaatgtctgtttttatagcgttgttttaattctgttgttctcttgtgagccgccctgagcccacttgcgcgatagggcagggtataaatctaaaaatcaAATTTTTAATTTTACCACTACACTTgattccctcgtctgatgaagtgtgcttagagagcagaCGAAAACttaggttctgaataaaacttggttggtcttaaaggcaccacttgactcctgctttgttcaactgcttcagaccaacatggctgcccacttggatctatcttgtgACAAGTAGGTTTATCACCTGCACTGCCCTCTGCTGGCAAGTGGTCATGCCTGCACACACAAGTCAGTTGGAGCCTAGCAAAAAGCCACCTCcatctcttctcttccctcccacaCAGACTCACAATATCATTCTTGTCCACTCGGGTTCCAACGATCTTCAGCCTAATCTCATCATCTTGCTGGATGACAATGTCCTGGAGGGGTGAAGGACACAGCAGTGCTATTTGTTAAAATATTGCTATTCAACATGCAGGATGCTGCCTAATACTGAACCAgaacattatttattatttattttatttttcgtatttatatcccgccctccccgccgaagcaggctcagggcgactaacaacactgaatatcaacaataaaaccataaagcagtaaaaaacagttacaataatatcagttaaaattaaacaattacaatttaaaatactaaacaattataaaacaacagttttggtgctaagttccataccatgatgttgagcagctctgtactttagctgaaggccattcgaaataatgttgttttgcaggccttgcggaattgggcaaggtcccgcaaggctctagcatcatctgggagttggttccatccatcaagaagaagacgaccacagatttataccccgcccttccctctgaatcagaggctcagagctgcttacaatctcctttatctccttcttccacaacagacaccccgtgaggtgggtagggctgagagtgctctcacagcagatgccctttcaaggacaactcctatgagaaccatggctgacccaaggccattccagcagctgcaagtggagaagtgaggaatcaaacctggttctcccagataagagtctgcacacttaaccactacaccaaattggctctctctctcaaggtcattattgtctactcggaccagctccagggtctcaggcagaggtctttcacatccacTAGTaacctggtccttttgactgggaatgacagggattgaacctgggactttctgcatgcaaaacagatccttcaagaaggatgtggaaagAATGGAGGgggtgcagaggaaagcaataaagatgatcagaggcctggagaccaagccccatGAAGAAAtgctgagggacttggaaatgttAGTCTGGAgtagaggagattgagggggtcatgatggctctcttgaagtatctgaagggctgtcacttaaaggagggcagggagattTTACTGTTGGCagtagaggagaggacttgcaataatacgtttaaattaagggtgggaaggtaccggctgAATAGTAAGaagaactttttaaaagtaaGAATCAGCAGTGAATATAGCAGGCTGTAACTGCAAATAAATTTCAAATAAGTTTAAGAATCTTGCTGGGGTTCCAGAGAATCACCCAGAAGAAGGGAGCTGATAAAGCGTCAAAGACACAAAATCTTCCAGAATTGACTGACATGTTCTCCCTAGACTTTGCTCCAATCAAGTGAACAGCATCATCAGTTTGGAGCAACAAACTGCATCCCTGCATACACACTCTGTCCAGGAGGCTGCAGCAGCTACTTCTAGTCTGGATTTATTTACATGACTGTAGATTTGCCAGTCCTTTTGTTTATCAGACTGAGCTACTGCTGCTTGTAACTGAGACCTACTGCATACAGACTGTTTACAGAAGAGTTCAGAAGGGAATGATAAGTCTAGTTCATGCATATTATTGTGACAGTGGAGTGTCATATAAGAGGAGCAGCTCGTTTCACAGGGGAACCTGGTGATTTTGTGTAAAAAATATAGAGTGCATTAGCATCTATAACACTGTAAACCTAAAATGACTTTTGAATCTTGTTATTTAGATTGCTAAGAGAATTTATGAACAATATTATaacattaaaatatagttaatATTGGTTTAGAGACGTCAATATGGTTAGATTCTCCGTTGTGGTTAGATTCTCCAGAGTTAGATTCTCTAACTGTGGCTAgattcttcagggtctcaggcagaggtctctccAGTCAGCTACTGCCTGGTCTTGTTCAgaaagagatgctggggatcggacctgggaccttctgcatgccaaccagatgctATGGACCCtccttactttttttttaaaaaggcagagtCTGCCTTATATTAAATCAAAGAACTGGCAGAGTAAGTGGGTTTAAATAACCTTACTGAAAGGTGCAGACAAATCATGTTTCATGGGGAAGGTTGTCCTATAATTACAGTGCTACCACCAAAACAGCCCTGCCGTGCCACCCACCAAGACTTCAAAGCAGGGCTCTCCCACTGATGTCAGAACGTAGTGGGATCAGCTTGCTGGGCCATACAAGGGAAGAAATAATAACCCTCAACACACGAGCAGGGATTTGTTCACAGAAATGCTGTCTTTGAATCAATGAAATCCTGATGCTCTTTAGTTCCTGGGTCTTTGGCTCatgggtggggtggaggggagagagaagggtAGTATTTTCCTTGGAGTGTGGACAAACTGCTCCAGATTCTTGCCATCTACCTGGACTCACCTCATCAACTGTCTTGTAGCACGGAGGATTGGAATTGGGGTCAAATTCCATTTCGGAAGGAATGGACTGCAAAAAGAATTGGGGGTGTTAGCAGTTGTAGGGGAAAGAGGCCATGACTGAAAACCAAAAGATGTTACCTGTGACACAAGTTACAGCAGCAGAGCCTTAATGAACAGTGTTCTTCATACACACAGATGGGACATTGGGGAACTAACATTTCTAACTGTGCCAGGTCAGAAAAATGGCATAGGGGGAGAGGCAGGACTTGCCCCCCCATAACCTCAGTGACCCCAAACAGAATCAGACCCTCACAGCACTGTTAAAAAGAGCTCCCCCAGTGGGAACTCACTGTACAAAATGATGGCACATCCTCAAGACAAAGTTAGGGACACTGACTCGTCTAGTTTGacgtttaaaaggtaaaggtagccccctgtacaagcaccaattcattaccgacccatggagtgacacatcatgatgttttcttggcagactttttgttatggagtggtttgccattgccttccctggtcatctacactttcccccagctttaccgatctcggaaggatggaaggctgagtcagcctggagccggttacctgaacccagcttctgccaggatcaaactcaggtcgtgagcagagcttggactgcagtatgcagcttaccattctgcgaCATGGGGCTCCTAGTTTGAAGCTTAGCCATAAGTTAACAGACTTTGCATGTACAAGGAGGGTCTGAAAACCCTATGTTCAGAAGCAGCGGGGAAGAGCAATTCCTGTAATACCGGTGGGCTCTTAGAGGCACCTGACTGTCccctgttggaaacaggatgaAAGAAGcccctgatccagcagagcttttcttaCATTGCACATCTCCAGGGTTTCAAAGAGTCCTCTCCCATATTTACTTGTTCCATCCCGTGCATTTTGAATGCACAAAACACACCCCTGAAAGTCCCCAGTACTACTTACATGCCGTGAAATGAAGCAGGACATGGGTCCAATTTCAGTGAAAAGCCCAACCTGTGGGGAAAAGAAGAACATCACTAGCAAGAGACCTCGCTGTTGAAAGCGCACATTTAGAAAATAAAATGTCCACAAAGCAAGAGAAAACCAAGGGTCTATGACCAGGAGAGAGCCCTGGATTGGAGGCAAAGAGGCTGGGGCTTCATGGTGGAGCAGGGGGTTTCCACGCAGGAGGTCCCAGAATCTTTTCAAGGGATGGAGCAGAGAACCAATCAAGCACCATTAGCCAAGAATGCGAAGTGGAACCTCCATGTGCAAAGGGAGTCTCACACCTGCATCCAGGGCAAGGGCCAATCTGTGTACCCAAGTTTTCTTAAATACCTTACAGTGCTCTAGCCAAACCCATACAGGTGCCATTTAAAGTACTTCATTTAAAGACTGAAAGCCTTTTAGTTGTTGTGTCATTAAAGCCCCAGAGTAGGActgggaagacctgggttcaaatcccaaatCTGCCATGATGTTCAATGGATGACTCCTTCTCTCTCAATCTAGCCTACcatacaggattgttgtgataaTAAAGCAGAGGAGGGACAAGTCACATATACAGCCCTTGGAGGAAGAATAGGATAAAAATGGAACACTGATATACAGACAGGATCAGAACCAACAAGGCAACATGCTGCCAAATTACCCTTATTATTGACATCTTACCTTGTTCACTTGCGTGACAACTGCATCAACAACCTCCCCTTTGAAAGGCCTGAAGACGATGGCCTTATATTTGACTGGATACAACACGAAGCCCCGACCAGGCTGGATTACACCCGCACCAATGTTATCAATGGTTGTAACCGCAATGACAAAGCCATATCTGAGAGGGAAAGAAACAGAACTCCTATCTCTCCAAGTCcatcaccacaccaaaataattCTCCCCTCCTCATTTTTCCAGACCCAACACTGAAAATGCACCGACCCAACCCCACGCCACACAGACATTTCCTGTGGTGGCCTAAGTTGTGGAACCAGCTGTCAGATGAGATAGGCCAAAGTTGGAAGCTCACCCCCATTTAGATGACTAAAGATTTTTCTTTTGCAGGACAGCTTTTAAGTCAATGTGTCTTTACTCTACCAAATAGTTCAAGAGCCTGTGTCCACAATTTGCctcataaaaattataaaatttggCTGCTTAATCATCACACAGAAGCTGCAGCATCACTCAAGCTGCCAAGCTAGTGAGTGACTATGCTGCTCACCCTCTTCCAGGCCTTAATGTCTACTTGAGAAGGAACATGGTGGAAACAGATGGCCACTTGCACAGATCATCATTTTATGATATTGGAAGAACACAGATTGGCACCAGTTTCGTCCAGGCTCCTTATGACGTAAATATCAAACCAGAAGGATCTGAACAAGGTGCCCCAAGCACCTAAGCAGTTAGTTCTTCCTACGTTTTGTACACCCATCCACTCTTTCTGAGGTAAATTATCTTCTGAGGTAAATTATCcaatgaaataaaaaagaaacccttcattacacagagagtgattaaaatgtggaatttgctgccaaaggattTGTTGCCAAAGAACAtccacaggaataaatagctccaaaaaggaattagatagattcatggagaataagtcaATCAAtatctactagccatggtgaatgaggggaacctccacattcagaagcacgaaaactctgaatcccagagccaggaggcaacatcaagggaaggcctcggcttctatgtccagttgttggcccttcataagaacataagagaagccatgttggatcaggccaacggcccatccagtccaacactctatcacacagtggcaaaaaattttatatatatacactgtggctaatagccactgatggacctgtgttccatctttttatctaaacccctcttgaaggtggctatacttgtggctgccaccacctcctgtggcagtgaattccacatgttaatcaccctttgggtgaagaagtacttccttttatccgttttaacctgtctgctcagcaatttcatcgaatgtccacgagttcttgtattgtgagaaatggagaaaagtacttctttctctactttctccatcccatgaattatcttgtaaacttctatcatgtcaccctgcagtcgacatttctccaagctaaagagtcccaagcgtttcaacctttattcatagggaaagtgctccagccctttaatcattctagttgcccttttctggactttctccaatgctataatatcctttttgaggtgcggcgaccagaactgcacacagtactccaaatgagaccgcaccattgatttatacaggggcattatgatactggctgatttgttttcaattcccttcctaataattcccagcatggcgttggccttttttattgcaaacgcacactgtcttgacattttcagtgagttatctaccacgaccccaagatctctctcttggtcagtctctgccagttcacaccccatcaacttgtatttgtagctgggattcttggccccaatgtgcattactttgcacttggccacattgaaccgcatctgccacgtcgacgcccactccccagcctcaacagatccctttggagttcctcacaatccgctctggttctcaccaccctgaacaatttagtgtcatccgcacacttggccacttcactgctcactccaactctaaatcatttatgaacaagttaaagagcatgggacccagtaccaagccctgcggcaccccactgcttaccgtcctccactgcgaagactgcccatttatactcactctctgcttcctattactcagccagtttttgatccacaagaggacctgtccttttactccatgactctcaagctttctaaggagcctttgatgaggaactttatcaaaagctttctggaagtcaaggtaaacaacatctatcgggtctcctttgtccacatgtttgttctccagtggaactggagagccagtttggtgtagtgtttaagtgtgtggactcttatctgggagaactgggtttgcttctccactcctccatttgcagctgctggaatggccttgggtcagccatagctctggcagaagttgtctttgaaaggtcagctgctgtgagagtcctctcagccccacccacctaacagggtgtttgttgtggggaaggaagataaatgagtttgtgagctactctgagtggagggcggaatataaatccaatgtcatcttctactgtgtgagacaggaggctggactaaatggaacattggtctgatccagcaggactcttcttatgttcttatttggaaTAAGTTCTTGGGCAACCCGTTTTTATAGATTGCTATTAGATTTTTCACTTCTTGTCTCAACCATTGTGATTTTAAGTTGTGCCAAGGATCTGTATCCTCTCAAAATGGTGACACTTTCCCTTGGTATCCTTAGTGGAATAGATCAATGGGATCCAACACCTTGTGTGGAAAAGTTAATCTTAAATAAACTCAAGGCTCAAGGCTCTCTACTCTCCCCAGCCTCCAAAAAATGAATCCATCCCTTCCCTTACTTACTTTCCTGTGCAGGTTCCTTCCACCTCAGTGAACAGTTTCTGCTTAACTGTGTTGAGAAGATTGGGCCCAAAATACCGTGGATGCAACAGGATTTCATGTTCCAAGGAGATCTGGAGGCATAAATTGAGCAAGGTTAGAAGTAAGAATATTTGATTGGGGgtgaaatatttaaaatatgtataatTAAAATGACAGGCTGACAAATATATAcatattatatacatatataataaaatatttatcAGTGGCTAATAAGTCTTGTTCTTGGCTAAGGCAGACTTGCCTTACATAAAATATAACACACACccctaaagagccagtttggtgtagtggttaagtgtacggattcttatctgggagaaccgggtttgattcccccctcctccacttgcacctgctggaatggccttgggtcagccatagctcacataGGAGTTgttcatgaaagggcagctgctgcaagagctctcttagccccacccacctcacagggtatctgttgtggggagggggggaaggtgaaagagattgtgaccgctctgagattctgagattcagagtatagggcgggatataaatccaatatctcaggggtggccaagggtagctctccagatgttttttgcctacaactcccatcagccccagccattggccatgctggctggggctgatgggagttgtaggcaaaaaaacatctggagagctagccttggtcacccctgcaatatcttcttcttctaaaccacCAAATCTACAAGCAGTTAACAAATCAAGGAAGCAGCACAGGAATTTTTAAAACTAACAGACATTACAAGCtttcaaataaaacaatttaaagttGGTGCCAAAACAGATAAAGAGTAGATGATATGTGAGTATCTCATGGGAGGTGATTTGAAACCTATGTGACACCACAGAGAACGCCCcatctaccccccctccccccaaaaaaaactccaAAGGGACAGCAGGCATACAGAATAGAATTTCCAATGACAATCTCAGTAAACAGGCAGGCAGATACAGTAAAAGTTGACCTTTCAGAGATTAATAGTATTGCAGTAAAATATTAGACCAAGACCAGGGGAAAGGTGGAGCTATCAGCTTTGGTTTTTCTCTGTCCTGCCACAGCAAGTTCACCCATGCTAGGAACCAGTGACAGCTCCTAATATGACTATACCAGAAGGGATCAATGCAATCCAAAACCTAGAACATGACACCCCACTTAGTACAATACCCTTTTTTGGTGTGGCTGCCTCtgaagagtgtttggaagctCCAGCTGCCCCACAAAAATCAGGAACCTATCTGCCCTCTTTTCAGACAGCTGCACAGGCTTCTGGGTGCCGATCATGGCATTGCTGATCTTTACAACACCAAGAGAGAAATTCTAAACAGagatatacccttctaagcccattgatctCAACCAcattagaaggctgtaactctgcttcTTGTAGGATCGGCCCCTACGAGGAATCCCttagcaggggcgtcaaactcatttgtttccaggactggatttgacataaatgtcactttgtcaggccaggccatgtgtgccataaattgTAATGCCAAGTACTGGAGATATTTCACTATTAACTGTGACTCACACCTCTCCTCAGCACctagagctggtttggtgtagtggttaagtgtgtggactcttatccgggagaaccgggtttgattccccactcctccacttgcacctgctggaatggcctagggtcagccatagccctggcagaggttgtccttgaaagggcagctgctgtgagagccctctccagccccacccacctcacagggtgtctgttgtgggggaggaagggaaaggagattgtgagccgctctgagactctttggagtggagggcgggatataaatccaatatcttcttcatcttcttcttcttctaattgccCATTGCACAAGTTTTGCAGAGCACACAGAGCTATTGCCTGACAATCAAGGTGCAACAACTAGAGATTCttgcagcactttaaagactaatgcATTTCAGAAGCTTTTGATGAGCTGGAGCATGGAGGGCTGCATTCTGTTGCTGCAGGTGTGGCAGCCAAAGACAGGTGGCCAAGTGGCATCACCCCAGGAAACCCAACATGCCCTGCTTTAAAGAAATTGCTACAGccaacaggcttggggtggggggaggcagccaCACAACCCCAAACCTCCATATGTCTAAGTCtatatggataaacatatggagcagaggtccatcagtgactattagccacagtgtattgttggaactctctgtctggggcagtgatgctctgtattcttggtgcttgggataggcaacagtgtgagaacttctagtgtcctggctccactgatggacttcctgatggcacctgggttttttggccactgtgtgacacagagaggtggactggatgggccattggcctgatccaacatggcttctcttatgctcttacgcTCAAAATTCAGGAACAAGCTTGAGCCACAAGGGGAACTGTGACGCTCCCCAGAAACACCACAAGCAATCTTCAGGTGTTCCCACTATTCCAAAGATGCCAACTCCATTTTAATTGCCTTTTGCAGACTTTTATttcttgccagctccaggtgttattcaaccatccaaaatattactCCCCATGGGCAAGTGCACAAACGCATATCTCATGCCT contains:
- the POLR2G gene encoding DNA-directed RNA polymerase II subunit RPB7 isoform X1, with the protein product MSEYSFRSRKKRGERTGRMFYHISLEHEILLHPRYFGPNLLNTVKQKLFTEVEGTCTGKYGFVIAVTTIDNIGAGVIQPGRGFVLYPVKYKAIVFRPFKGEVVDAVVTQVNKVGLFTEIGPMSCFISRHSIPSEMEFDPNSNPPCYKTVDEDIVIQQDDEIRLKIVGTRVDKNDIFAIGSLMDDYLGLVR
- the POLR2G gene encoding DNA-directed RNA polymerase II subunit RPB7 isoform X2, with the translated sequence MGEGARISLEHEILLHPRYFGPNLLNTVKQKLFTEVEGTCTGKYGFVIAVTTIDNIGAGVIQPGRGFVLYPVKYKAIVFRPFKGEVVDAVVTQVNKVGLFTEIGPMSCFISRHSIPSEMEFDPNSNPPCYKTVDEDIVIQQDDEIRLKIVGTRVDKNDIFAIGSLMDDYLGLVR